The Henckelia pumila isolate YLH828 chromosome 2, ASM3356847v2, whole genome shotgun sequence genome includes a window with the following:
- the LOC140877686 gene encoding uncharacterized protein: protein MRALCKYNLGTIVDWKHLRNNEEIKTLNYCFWAFKPCTNGFRHCRKIISVDGTHLYTKYKHKMLIAVTLDANNQVLPLAFAIVDEETSDSWKWFLENVGRHVVCGKNGVCLISDRHKGIVRAVEDLPYFKPPQGVHRFCLRHVCSNFNSRFKDVHLKDLCWEAGSQHQVCKFDAIMEAIKNKNILAHRYLDGISKEKWSMAHDGGWRRGMMTTNMSECLNSVLKGARRLPISAIVHLTLLRCVQYFIERVTKGQRMVQENQLWSDYARRKYEEWAKKSSEHRVVKYDVRSKTAQVATEGRPSRGQHMQVLRISTTDCSCGKWIIFGIPCITNYQLL from the coding sequence ATGCGTGCTCTTTGCAAATACAATCTTGGAACAATTGTCGACTGGAAGCATCTCAGAAACAATGAAGAAATAAAAACATTGAACTATTGTTTTTGGGCGTTCAAGCCGTGTACTAATGGATTTCGACACTGTCGAAAAATCATTAGTGTCGACGGTACACATTTGTACACAAAGTACAAACACAAAATGTTGATCGCTGTCACTCTGGATGCTAACAATCAAGTTCTACCATTGGCTTTTGCAATTGTGGATGAAGAAACATCTGATTCCTGGAAATGGTTTTTGGAAAATGTTGGACGGCATGTTGTATGTGGCAAAAATGGTGTGTGTCTAATATCTGATAGGCACAAGGGAATCGTGCGAGCCGTTGAAGATCTACCATATTTCAAACCTCCACAAGGTGTGCATCGTTTTTGTTTGCGGCACGTGTGCTCAAATTTTAATTCCAGGTTCAAAGATGTGCATTTGAAAGATTTATGCTGGGAAGCAGGGAGTCAACATCAAGTTTGTAAATTTGATGCAATAATGGAGGCAATTaagaacaaaaatattttggcaCACAGATATTTGGATGGAATATCAAAGGAAAAATGGAGTATGGCCCATGACGGAGGTTGGCGTCGTGGAATGATGACGACCAACATGTCCGAGTGCTTAAATAGTGTGTTGAAGGGAGCTCGTAGACTGCCTATATCCGCAATAGTACACTTGACCCTTCTGAGATGTGTCCAATACTTCATTGAACGTGTGACGAAAGGTCAACGTATGGTTCAGGAAAATCAATTGTGGTCGGATTATGCACGGCGAAAGTATGAGGAATGGGCAAAGAAATCTAGTGAACATCGTGTTGTTAAATATGATGTACGATCAAAAACTGCTCAGGTTGCGACCGAAGGAAGGCCAAGTCGCGGACAACACATGCAAGTGTTGAGAATATCAACAACAGATTGTTCATGTGGTAAATGGATAATTTTCGGCATCCCGTGTATAACTAATTATCAATTActataa